The Coccidioides posadasii str. Silveira chromosome 2, complete sequence genomic interval TTGTGAGCGATAAAGTGAGGATTAGAGCGCGGGAAGCTCCGTTGGTGGTTTCGATGTTTCTCACTTGATCGGCCGTCTCCCCCTTCTCAACTGACCATATCAAACTCACACTGTCTTCCCTACATACATCTCTCTCctttctacggagtacacttcTTCCAGTGCTAATTCCTACCTACCTCTACTTTTAGCGGACAGTCCATCACTACCTACCATGAGCCATATGACTGCACGACTGGAATTTTTAAAGAAGTCAGCTCTGATGCTGGCGTCTGACAGCCCATCAACATCTGCCCATCTTTTGGCAGCTCACAACTGTGTCCTCTATGAGCTGTCAAAGCCAATATCTTTCAGTCAGAAAAGAGAATACTGTCCATCATGTGGGAGTATTCGTCTTCCAGCTATAACTTGCACAGTTTCTACCCGTGCCAGGGCTCCAAAAGGCGCAAGGCGTGGAAGGATGTCACCCACAAACGACAAGGAATCATGTGCTGTCTACAACTGCCTGCGCTGCCATCGCCAAACTGTCCAGCCGTTTAAAAAAGCGAAACCGAACCGGCCAGGGGGCAGAATCGCGGCTGATAGCTCAGCACTTAATTCATTACAACCTACAAGCCAGACCGAGACATCGGCCCGGGAGCCCAATGTTGCTGCTACGCTTAGCTCCGCTAAGATGAAAAGCAGTTCGGATAATGCGAGCAGTAAGAAGAGAGCCAAGGCTCGCAAACAACAAGGCCTCTTAGCAGCTCTCGCAGCGAGCAAACAGACCTCGCAGCCCTCGCCGTCGACATCCCTTGATCTGCTCGACTTTTTACAGCCCTAAGCCCTATTTTCCCAAAATAGCACGGAAAAATGTTTGTCCAGTTTCAGTCCAAAAATGTTTTAGTGCGGGGCCTGACGATAAGGCTAAACTTAATATGTGCTAGTGCGGGGAGCATCCCAGAAAGAATTGGAATGTTTCTCCAAActgaacttttttttttggccgaAGAAAAAGCACCGCGACACTTATTGAGAAAAGGAAACAACCTGGACCTGTCAGTTGCCGTGGGCATTTTAAGGGTTATTCTCTAAGAACCCTCATCTCCATTGGTTATTATCTTTCCCTTCCAAGCAATATTCCCCCCAAAGACAACCGCGCATTTGATAGCGCCTTCACTTAGCCTTAGAGATCAGAATCATGGCAGATAGCGAAAGCGCAGCCGTCGCGAAAACATCCGCAGGGCTCCAGGAAGATTCTACGCAGCATCTGTCCGCTGAATTAGAAGAAACGTCCGTGAACAAATCTGGAAACGAAGAAGGAGAGGAGGAAAATGAAGACGATGTCGGGCCCATGCAATTGGAAAGTTTATGTATGAATTGCCATAAGAATGTAAGTCGCGAAAGTTTCCCTGGCCATTTGGTCCTTTGAGGCTGATATTCACCGGGTTCTAGGGTGTGACCAAAATCCTCCTACTTCGCATCCCCTTTTTCCGAGACGTCCTGTTAGAGTCATTTGAGTGCCCTCACTGtttttttaagaataattcAATCAAGGCTGCCGGCCAGATCCAAGAACAAGGTTCGCGGTACACTCTAGAAGTCGAGTCCCCCAGAGATTTCGAGAGGCAAGTTATCAAAAGTGATTCGGCAGTCTTTCGTTTGGAGACTTTGGGAATAGAAATGCCCAAGGGCGATGGCCAACTCACCAATGTTGAAGGAATATTATCGAAGATTCTCGAGCAGCTTGAAAGCGATCAGCCTGCGAGAAAGATCGCTGACCCGGAACTCTACCAGTCCTTGGAAACCGTTATTCAAAAGTTGAAGAAAATGGTTCATCGTGAATCATTTCCTTTCACCATCTCACTTGATGACCCATCAGGCAACTCCTGGATCGCACCTGCACCCCATGATGAAGGGAACAAATACCAACGGAAGGATTACCGCCGGACTCGTGAGCAGAATGAAGAATTGGGTATTGGAGGAGGGGAAGAAACAGGAAACATGAGGGTTTCTGCGGGTGATCCGAATGATCTCGATATCATAGACGGAAAGGTGTACAGTCTTCCCGCCGAGTGTCCTGGCTGCACGAAAGTATGCTCGGTAAATATGCAGAAGGTGGATATTCCCCATTTTAAGGAAGTATTCATTTGGAGTACGGTATGCGATCATTGTGGTTATCGAACAAATGAAGTAAAGACAGGTGGGGCTGTTCCAGAGAAAGGCAGACGCATTACCCTCCAAGTTGAGGGCATTAAAGATCTCTCTCGCGATATCCTTAAGTCAGATACCTGTGCCGTTGCAAGCGAAGAGCTCGACCTTTCCGTGCAGCCGGGCACCCTTGGTGGTCGGTTTACTACCGTTGAGGGCCTTTTAACCCAAGTCCGCGATCAGCTTCATGGTCAGATCTTTGAGATTGGCGATGAAGACCTGGCTCCGGGTGACTCGATGGCTGCTGAGGAGCGATCAACCTGGGAACGATTTTTCAGCAGGCTTGATGCCGCTATTAAGGGAGAACTTAAATTCAAGATTTTACTTGAAGATCCTCTTGCAAACAGTTACGTCCAGAACCTCCATGCACCGGATCCCGACCCTCAGTTGCATATTAAAGACTACACTCGGACagacgaggaagaagatgaactTGGATTGAAAGATATGAAAACCGAGGGCTATGAAGAGGACAATGAAAAGGATGAAGCATCATGATCTCGTGTGTAGACACTGTCTTGGGTTCCCTCTCTCCTTTGTGATGTGTATTAATGAACTGGAATGacccatttttttttttttaacgcGATACAAAATCTGAAGCTAGAATCCCGAAAAGGTGGCATTATCCTTTTGCTCATTGCGTTCTGGGATAGAACGAAAGATGATTATTATTTTATTGCACCCTGCTTGGCATAGTTTATACGCTCTAATCAGATAGAATTGGCCAGATGTAAATGTACAAATTCATCCAGCTTGATAAATTAGCTATCCACAGAATGCGTGTTATTCGGACAAATTTTAAAGAAGCCAGGCCTTTGAGAACTGATCTTTGATCAGTCTGGCATGAGAAAGGGTGTTTTGTTTTTGAAAGCCCCAGGCATAATTTTCTTGGTTGACCTGACGGCGGATACGAGAATTGATCCGGTCTTCGCTCCCAACCCGAGACGAAGGAGCGGTCCAGGCGAAACTCAACGGCTCGGCAGAGAGCGTCATGTCCAGATCAAGATCGTGTCTTCCCGAAGGGAGGATGCAAGGAGCAACCTTTTGTACGGATATTCGCTGGCTGTCAACCGGGTTTCCGTCCAAAATGACCAAAGAAACACTGGAATATTTCAATCCAGGGTCACCGGGGGCCCAATTATATTTTTCAAGAACCGCTGGCCGCTCATTCCGCAAACggatttgcatggattgtcACCCTTTCAATCCCAATTCGCTCCCATTCCGCATCCTGCTCCGcttctgctttttctttcttctggTTCTTCCCAAAGTCACCCGGCTGTACGACCCTCCCTTTCTTATCAATCTTCACCTTCGCGTTTTCCAACTTCGTCAATGTATCGTGCTCCTCCCCTTTTTCCTTGGAACCTAGACCTAGAACCTTCCCAAAGACAGTACTCTTCCCATCAAGATGAGACGCGGGGGCAAATGTGATGAAAAACTGACTGCCGTTGATGTGCTTTGTCTCCGAACCCGTTGTGCTCTTTTTAACGGCTTTGCTCGCCATGCTGAGGATTCCACGGGCATTGTGTCGGAGGGACGGAAGGTGGATTTCTTGCTCGAGGGGCTCTGGGTGGTGAATTGATGCTCCGCCCTTGGGGATTTCGAATGGCAACGAAGGTCGTTCGGGGAGTAATTCGGAATCGGTGGAGGGCAGGGAGAGAGATATGTCGCCGCCTTGGATCATAAAAGAGGGGATTAGGCGGTGGAAGGGGGTGTCGTTGTAGGCGCCTGAGGCACAGAGGGCTAGGAAATTCTGGCTTGTGGGTTAGCTTTTAGAGTCAAGCAAATAGAGTAAAATAACACAAGTAAAGCCACTGGAGAGGGAGTTGTGAACGCGACGGATTAAATGTAAATGGGAACATACCTCGGCGGTCCTGGGGACAGCTTCACAGAATATCTCTACCTTGAGGTCGCCATGGGTGGTATGGAGCTGGTACAGATGCAGTTAGATGTCAACTGATGCCACTTCTTGGGTGAGCTAAACTTGTTAAATGCGATACTCACCGTGACAGACATTGTAGTGCAGGCTTCCAGGCGGTCATCGGGAGTCCGGGCTCCGCAACAATGCTCACCGTCGCggcgtcgtcgtcgtcgtcgtcgtcgtcgtcttCCAAccattcccccccccccccccccggcaCTCCGCGCCCGCCAGCCTGCATCCCTCGCCGATCACGTGATTTAGACGCCGGCCGGGACCGTTTTGTTCCCCCAGCCTTGCAGCCACCACCACGACGCCGCCGGCCGCCTCTCCTCCAGCGTGCTCCAATCGCGAACAGTGGACAATTCCCGCATTTCTCAGATCCTTGGCGCATCGCATATGGGGAGCATAGACGGCAAAGAGCGGCCACCTCCAGCACGCATTCAGGAAATTATTTGTTTCTTGCTACTCCTGCTCTTAAGGAGGTCCTTCACACCCATCCCTGGGAGTTGGGGTCGGATTCTCTGGGCTCTTGGACTCCATAGTTAATTCCTTGgtatgtacagagtatataGAGTACAGAATACAGAGTAATATAAATGCAGTTGTCTTGAAACAACGTGGTTTTCCGGCAAGGTACAGCAACAATATGTGAGTATGTAGAGTGATCCAGAGCCTTAAAAAACCGTGACCCGGGGGATGACGTGGAGCTGCACGCACAGAGTCCACCGCCTAGAATTACGCAAGAGTCGACAACAAAGTTTACAGAGCTGCTACTGTAGCTCTGTTTATCCCGTCCCCTGGATGGAATAGTAACTGCCAAACACATTGTGGCGGCCAGCCAGAGTTGTACGAGAGTTTGGCACATTTAACCATATTAACTAGTTATTAGTTAGTCCTCGGGTTTTGCCGCCCAGAAAGCGACCACCAGAAACACCttgtcatcgtcatcatcactCTATCAGATTGTTAAATATCGCAGGTTGACCAGGCCAACAGGGACTCGTCAACTAAGTTAATCCGTGTGGGCCAAGCGGTCGTTTTCCTACCAACTTACTAGAGAGTACTGCGTACGGGGTACGAATTTCCAATTACAACCCCTGCCGTTCCATTATCCCTGGAAGAAGGCTGCTGCCAAAAGAGGTGCCGGACAGACAAAAATATCTTCGGCGCACTCACATCTGCAGATGCTCCAAAGAGTGTCGTCTCCCTCGCACTGCGTTTGATCCCTACGCAGACTCCCTATGATGCTTGTTTCCTCGTCGACATTTCCTGGTTACCTCTGAATCCGTCGGACCCTGAGCCGTTTCGACCATACCTACCCGCCCCCGTTCGCGTCTCCGCACTAAAGAGCGACCCTTGACTTAGCTCCTCCTCGTGCGCTGGAGCCAACGTTCACCCACACGCAGGGATAGCCTCATGCACCACGGTCGCCAGAACAGTTGATCATATTAATAAAGTTCAACAGCAGTCTCAGTTCGCGACGCGCATCCCTATCTCCGGCTCATGGTGGCTTAAGAGGAACCTCTGGTTCAAAAATGGCCGCATTCGTGCGCGTGTCCGGGCCTCCGAACAGCAACTTTCTCGTCGGCTACCCTGGCATATCAGCAACTCTGGTGAGTGTTCCGTCCCCTTGAATTCATTCCGGTGTTCGCGATACAAGGCTTCGGGTGCATAGTCGCTGGGATGGCCGTTGCTGACCATTGTTCGAAGCCCCGCATCGAGGGAAAGGTTGAGATACGACCCAGCGCTGGCATATCCGCACCCGTTAACATTTCCATGGTCACAATATGTCTGCAGCGACGAGAGACGATACATCCCTCCGCGCACTCAGTAACGAAGAGACACCTCGCGGCGCCCCGCAAAGAGATTACGGATATCGTTGGCAAAGAAATGCTCCTCTTCCGTTGCCCGATGGGCCGTGATCATGAAGAGATTATGGCGATGGACCTCCCCTTCGTATTATTTATACCGTTCGGCCGAGGCGGACAGGAATCATCTCGGAGACTACCGCCGCCCAGCTTACAGCTCCCCAGCCGGACCGCAGAGACATTGTACGAGCTGGTGGTTATGGTTCAACAAGGCCCGTCGGAACAGAAGAAGTATGCATTTCCTGTGCCGTTGGCGCGATACGATACTTTGTCAACATTTGGGATGTATAACCGACCCGAATCATCGCAAAAGGTATCGGACCATTTGGTTACTCTGGGAATATCGTTACCGCGGTGGTCATATGGACCTCTCGACCCTGTTAGCGTATATGTGCAGCTTTCCCCGAACCCAGATTGGATAAGTAAAGCCCGAAAAGTCACAATTCAAAAGCTTACCCTTACCATCGACGAAGAGATTATTTACAACCATGAGGGCGATGAGCCTCAGCGCAAAGTGAAAACCTTGGCGAAGAGGTCAGAGAGCGTGGGTATGAAACTGCCCGAAGCAGGGTATATCACGAATCTGGGTCTGGTATTCCCTGCGAGGGACCTACGCGATTCAGATGGCATTCTACCGCGTTCAAAACCGGGCTTTCCATTTTATGCTGTCACTTCATTTACCACAACCGCGTCACTATATAAAATCGAATATTATCTTACGGTCAAGGTGCGTGTCAAGGATGCTTCATGGAAAAGGTCCGAGCTGACTAGGATAATCCCTTACAGGCCCATTTAACTTCAGCTAAAGACATAGTACTTCGCCAGCCCATTGTCGTCTGTCCTCAGGATCATGTTGGatgcaaagaagaaatggaagcCATCGAGCAGGCAGCTAGAGAAGCCAGGCATATTAATCCCGATAATCCAATGTTACCTTTGCCAACAATAGTGCGAGCTCACGATCCCTACGCATTGAATTACATCAACGTAGCGATTGTGGGCAATGTGAAAAAGCCGTTGATAGATTGAAATACTACAAGCCCGCACCTGGTCCTTGTGATTTGACCATCCGACCGAAATTAACACGGCCCGCCCGTTTTCATAACGTACATTGAACGACTTATGACTGATTCACGACCCTCCTAACACCAACACCCTAGTGATGGCCCGGCTCGGTATTATGATGTCTCATCACACCTAGCTGCTTAGCGCTTCTCTGCCGCTACCTCCGGTATGAACGCGCGATAAGTGTCATGGTGAAAACCAAGTGTGCGAAGGGGTTTGGGAGCGCAGTGCAATATAGACACATCGTTTCTAACCACCCTCACCTTGCTTAACCTTTCTATGCCGACCGGCGCCGCCTTTGATATGACCTACCTTCGATTTATTTTTGGAACTCCTCAAACGGTCGGCGATTTTATCCTTTTATCGGCGAACCCTACTCATCGAACCAGAAAGCCTGTTTTCATTCATGCATACGTACGTATCCACTTTTGGGTCAGATTTACCTGCTCTATTGGCAAAGGAATATCCAGACGGGGCATTTTACGGATTTCTCCCTATTGGCATTAAtacttttcttcttgggCCTGGTGGAAAATCTGTTTTGCATCTGGGAATGTTACGGAGTGAAGGCGCTTTATTTGACCCCCCCATTggcaattttttttttatggAGCTGGAGGGCGCGGATTGATTCCTAATTCTCTTCTATTGTTCACAAGTGTGGATGCGATATCCTTGCTGTCTTTCTTGTCACATCCCAATAGGGACCTTATCATGAACAGCGACCATGTTTTGTTCAGTGTGGTTGAGATGATGGTATTTTACAAGACACATGCAATTACTACCGTTCTTGAGTGTATGTCGATTTTGCCTACGGGCAATGCTACTATATCTGGATACTCTGTATGCCATTATTATTATGTTCGACACACACACTCCCCTTTTTCCAGCCGCTCAGCCCCAAATTAGTTTAGTCAGCACTTTTTCCCAGCCTTGTTTTGAGCTCACTAATCAAACTAAGTAGTTAGGAGCCGCAAGGGGGCTCACCGCCTTCGAGTTTGTTCCCTTTCGCATGGGGTTTCGATGCCCAGTGATCGAAGCCGACCTCCGAAGTCCTCCGTATTAGAGACATAATTTTCTTCTATCCTACGGAGTCCGGGATGGCAAACTCGATTTTCAAGCACCCGAGCGATATGCAGAACAGGAGCTCTACAAGACCCCTGCTCCTAAAGTTGCCGTATGCGATTCGTCGGCAAGTATATGTACTGCTAGGTCTTATCATACCATCGACTTCCCAAGTTACACTGTCTTATCCACCGGAGTATTTTGTTTTCGTGTGGTCGGCTCAGAGTAAAACATTCAGAGAAATCGATGACGACCCACGTCCTCCTGTTTCGAACCAGCTCTTCTACGTTTCTCGCGAGATCGCAGATGATGCATTACAAGCCTTTTATTCCGAAAACAAAGTGGTGTTGCATACCTTCAATGCCCTCTTCGCGTTGCGAAACCTAAGCCCCTTGGCTCTAAGGTCATTGACGTTTCTTTCCATTAATATAAAGATTCGCAAGCCGATCACTGAAAGGTTTCCAACGCGGTCTAATGAGCTCGCATGTGGGCGACAGGTTGTTGAGGAGTGGAAGAGATGCTGCGATAGACTTGCTGCACACATTCAACCAAACATCTTGGAGCTTAAACTCAACCTAGACACTACGGATACTCATATCGGTTCGGCGATGCTGAGGACACTCTCCGCACTCCCGATCTTGAAGGAATGCTCTGTAGCTTTTGAAATGACCAGTAGCCGCGAGCTCCAGCCGTTGACAGAGAGGACTGTTCGCCAAGTTACTTGGGCAGATCGTGTCTTGTCCACCGTTCCGCTTCGAGGACCTTCCAATAGAACTCCAGCTCAAAattcttgaatatgcagGTCTCTCCGCGCCCGGGGATCTTAGATGGTTGAAAGGGATCGGCTATATTTTGAATACCTGTGCCGAAATGGCTTGTGGTATTCGTGGCTGGCCGGCCATTAGATATATTGGTTGCCATATATTTCGAGCCCGTTACAATTCTAGGGATCCTTGTTGGACATTCCCGGCTTCATTATTCCTGGTAAATTGCAGGATAAGAGAACTTTCACAACACGTGTTCTTCTCTAAGAATCGGTTCCTTCACCCTCATCATGATGATCCCTTGGGACGGTATCTGCCTCAAAGCTGCCTTCATCTTATACGGTTCATCTCTTTTAGTTTTCTTATCTGATCGACCTAAAGGACTACGCTCCCGGATCGTCGTCTATAGCACTCTGGATCGACAGGCTTGATTATATTACCCGACACTTGAACGTATCAAACCTTGTTCTCTCGCTCTATCTGGAGTGTACCGAGAGGTCATGTGGACAGGCGCTCGACGTCGATGTGGAAAATCGGCTACAGCACGATGTCGCCATGCCCGAAGTGTATAAGCGAATTGTCGAGCCGCTTACTCGTATAAAGGGattaaaagatctttttGTGCATATGGGTAGACGGGGACGGCAGGGCAATTTCTTGAACTCGGTCCGGGATAAACAGGAAGCGGAGCTTGAACAGGTGGTAATGGGCCCGTTGTACGATGCTGTAGCACGAGGCAAATACTGGTCGAGGCCGCCTAGTCCGATTTGCCGGATGTAGTTAAGGCCACAGTCTGCAATTTGGGAGTCAAAGACGATGGGAACACGTACTCATTAATAATCGAATCGTTGCATGGCCCTTGTTCTGTTGAAGGTGTGTACATACGATAACTAGATCGCCAGCAGAAAACGAAATATATCAAACTCGTGAACGACTACGAAAATCAGGACTTTCGTCCGTCATGAACTCGTGACTATTATATGTAGGATTCATCATTGCATTAGTGTGTATTCAACTCGGGGTCTCCTGGCTGAAATTCCGCGATTATTGCTCGACGATCTTAAGCTCCCTTTCCAACAAAACACGCAACTGATCCACCTGTATCTCCGCATCTATCGTCCTTGCTACAGACCTCGAGCTCGCTGGTGCTACCATCCCCGTACTCCGCGAACTTTCAGCTTCCGCAATGCATTCCCGTAGCACGTCCAGTACAGCACGATACTGCGGTGAATTGGGCCCGAATGAAGCACGTGT includes:
- the ZPR1 gene encoding nucleolar zinc-finger protein (BUSCO:212735at4751~EggNog:ENOG410PIY4~COG:S~BUSCO:6069at33183); this encodes MADSESAAVAKTSAGLQEDSTQHLSAELEETSVNKSGNEEGEEENEDDVGPMQLESLCMNCHKNGVTKILLLRIPFFRDVLLESFECPHCFFKNNSIKAAGQIQEQGSRYTLEVESPRDFERQVIKSDSAVFRLETLGIEMPKGDGQLTNVEGILSKILEQLESDQPARKIADPELYQSLETVIQKLKKMVHRESFPFTISLDDPSGNSWIAPAPHDEGNKYQRKDYRRTREQNEELGIGGGEETGNMRVSAGDPNDLDIIDGKVYSLPAECPGCTKVCSVNMQKVDIPHFKEVFIWSTVCDHCGYRTNEVKTGGAVPEKGRRITLQVEGIKDLSRDILKSDTCAVASEELDLSVQPGTLGGRFTTVEGLLTQVRDQLHGQIFEIGDEDLAPGDSMAAEERSTWERFFSRLDAAIKGELKFKILLEDPLANSYVQNLHAPDPDPQLHIKDYTRTDEEEDELGLKDMKTEGYEEDNEKDEAS
- the CYP10 gene encoding Peptidyl-prolyl cis-trans isomerase cyp10 (EggNog:ENOG410PN0B~COG:O~BUSCO:13507at33183), with protein sequence MSVTLHTTHGDLKVEIFCEAVPRTAENFLALCASGAYNDTPFHRLIPSFMIQGGDISLSLPSTDSELLPERPSLPFEIPKGGASIHHPEPLEQEIHLPSLRHNARGILSMASKAVKKSTTGSETKHINGSQFFITFAPASHLDGKSTVFGKVLGLGSKEKGEEHDTLTKLENAKVKIDKKGRVVQPGDFGKNQKKEKAEAEQDAEWERIGIERVTIHANPFAE
- a CDS encoding uncharacterized protein (EggNog:ENOG410Q0UW), which encodes MANSIFKHPSDMQNRSSTRPLLLKLPYAIRRQVYVLLGLIIPSTSQVTLSYPPEYFVFVWSAQSKTFREIDDDPRPPVSNQLFYVSREIADDALQAFYSENKVVLHTFNALFALRNLSPLALRSLTFLSINIKIRKPITERFPTRSNELACGRQVVEEWKRCCDRLAAHIQPNILELKLNLDTTDTHIGSAMLRTLSALPILKECSVAFEMTSSRELQPLTERTFSYLIDLKDYAPGSSSIALWIDRLDYITRHLNVSNLVLSLYLECTERSCGQALDVDVENRLQHDVAMPEVYKRIVEPLTRIKGLKDLFVHMGRRGRQGNFLNSVRDKQEAELEQVVMGPLYDAVARGKYWSRPPSPICRM
- a CDS encoding uncharacterized protein (EggNog:ENOG410PF9M~COG:S~BUSCO:7331at33183), with protein sequence MAAFVRVSGPPNSNFLVGYPGISATLPRIEGKVEIRPSAGISAPVNISMVTICLQRRETIHPSAHSVTKRHLAAPRKEITDIVGKEMLLFRCPMGRDHEEIMAMDLPFVLFIPFGRGGQESSRRLPPPSLQLPSRTAETLYELVVMVQQGPSEQKKYAFPVPLARYDTLSTFGMYNRPESSQKVSDHLVTLGISLPRWSYGPLDPVSVYVQLSPNPDWISKARKVTIQKLTLTIDEEIIYNHEGDEPQRKVKTLAKRSESVGMKLPEAGYITNLGLVFPARDLRDSDGILPRSKPGFPFYAVTSFTTTASLYKIEYYLTVKAHLTSAKDIVLRQPIVVCPQDHVGCKEEMEAIEQAAREARHINPDNPMLPLPTIVRAHDPYALNYINVAIVGNVKKPLID
- a CDS encoding uncharacterized protein (EggNog:ENOG410Q0S6~COG:S~BUSCO:15145at33183), with translation MSHMTARLEFLKKSALMLASDSPSTSAHLLAAHNCVLYELSKPISFSQKREYCPSCGSIRLPAITCTVSTRARAPKGARRGRMSPTNDKESCAVYNCLRCHRQTVQPFKKAKPNRPGGRIAADSSALNSLQPTSQTETSAREPNVAATLSSAKMKSSSDNASSKKRAKARKQQGLLAALAASKQTSQPSPSTSLDLLDFLQP